TGATGAAATCCCTTGCACCAAACACCAGTACCTGGCCATGTTCTCCCACTCTCAACTGATCGAACAACTGTATCAGGTAGGCCGGGTCCAGGGAAACCACTACCACGCCGAGGAAATCGCCCTCACTGTCTTCAATTCGCTTGGATAACTGAATGGATGGTTTGCCGCTCGCGCGGCCAATGAGAGGCTCACTGATATACAAGCCGGATGCCGGAGCATTAACGTGCGCGCGAAAATGCGGCCTGTCACTAAGATCAACTGGCTTGAATCCTGGGACGGTGGAGGCTCGCAAAATGCCACGCTGATCGATTACTGCAACTTGCAGAAATAGGCCTAACTGGACCGCTTTTGCCTGGACATAAGGGACCAAGGCTATATTAGGCCCAGATTTCAGCACTTCCTGCGTGACCATCCAGGCCAGTTGATCCGCTTGTCGCAGCACACGGGTTGTGTGTGCTGCTAAGAGATCGCTTAGTGCAGCAGCCCGTTCTTCAGCAGCATCCCGCTCCGAGTCCTGATCCCACATCATGGCCGACGCAAGGGCGACCCACAATGCCAGTACGAGCATCCCTCCCCGTCCTAGGGCTCTAAAGTGTTTCTTGTTTAACAATTGATCGTGTGGTCCGCTGGCGGACGGTCGGTGGTGCCAGACTGTTGGCAGTACTTTGAACTTTAGAGTGATTTTACTAACAATGCGTGGTGGTGACCAAAACGGTGCGGAGGGCAAAGCAGGACGGGGAGGAAGGGCATAAATCCACTCCAATAGCCGCAAATGATGCAACCAAAAGCGTGCCATGAGCGGTGCCGCCCGCGGCCAGAGCAGTATCGCCAGCACCGTGGTGACGTTGAATGTGGCGTCGTTGTCACTGTGCAGCACGGCTTAGCCGCCATGGCGTCAATACTCTCGGCCTGCGCTGTGTGCGTTTGACCGGATGCGTGGCATAGTCCGCGTCGTCGCGATGAATACCCACCGCGCTTCCGCGCCGACGTTCCAATTGGTCACAATACCCGCCGGCGAAAACATGAAAATCGCGTCGTCAGTGACGCCCTGAACCAGAATCCGGAACTGCCCCTCTGTTTCGCGGGTGCCGACCTGGCTAGTGTCTTCTCTACATGTTTGCGCCTACAAGTCCCCCGAAGACTCAGTTCCGGTTTGACGCTTCGGAGAGTTGAACTGTCCCACTAAACTGCCTGTGTGGTGCAATGTGCATCTACGAGCGCCAGGTTACCGGTAGCGGAACTGTTTCTTGGTAAGTCTTCGAACTACAGCTTCATTCTTAAGCCCATCGACCGATGTCCCTATGCATCGTCGCCTGCCGTTGCGTGGCCCATTTGCACGGTGTGGAACCGCGACTCCGCTTCGCGGAACAGCAACTTAACCTTGTCGACGTCCCAGGGCCGTTCGGCCAAGGTCTCATGATCCCACTGACTGCGGGGCTCGGTCGGATGGAAGAAGTCACCACCATAGACGTGGATGGCGCACGTCATCTTGCCGATCGGATTCAGCACAGAATGGATCGCCTCCCGGTCGAGCACAGCGACGTCGCCCACTCCAAGAGATCTAGCTGTCGTTGCCTCGATACCCGATGCCGTCCGCCGCCAGAAGACATTATCCTCGCGTCCCGCATAGATGCCCACTGCCGAGAACATCCGGTGATTGTGGGGCATGAGGCTCATGCACGGTGCCCAGACGAAATTGATGACCGTGACCTCGGGCGAGGTGTAGAGCGGTAAGAGGCCGGCGTGTTCCGGCTCGCCGAGCCCGGCGAAGATACCGGCGCCGTCGGCAACAGCTTCTGCCACCACCTCGCGCACGGCCTGCGAGCCTTCGGCGACGGCCTTGACGCAATCCTCGATGAAGCGGTCCTTATCGAACACGATCCTAACCTCCTGCGCTGAGTTTTTGGTCCGAGATCGTCCCGCATTCGAACCGCGCGCTCGGAGCGGAATGATGGCATTCCCGCGTTCGTCGATCGGGTACGCATATTTGAAAAAGGCGGCCGGGAGCCGTTCCTGTCCTCCAGGAGGGCGACAGCCAAGGCCGAGTTGCAAGAGCAGGCCGGCGGACAGGTTTCGGAGCCCTGCCTTTGCTCGAACGACTGGGATGCCAGGCCAGCGAACGACAACTCTTGGCTGGGAAGCGGCCTTCGAGGTTCGAAGTGGCCATCGATCTGCGACGACACAAGTCCCGGGTCATGCTCGCAGTATAGATGTGCGGGGAGACCAATGGGTTCCGACATGAGCTTTGGCGCGCCGTGATCGATGAGCGCCGCATTGGGGCAACGGCGGTGCGTACGCCTGTAGGTAGTCGCGCAAGCGCGGCGCTTTGGGCAGTGCGCATGGCGGCGGCGCCCTCCAGCGCAAACCGGCGAGGCCGATCCATTCGAGGCCGATGGTCCGAGCGATTCACGAACGCCAGGGCCAATACGCGCCTACTGTGGCGGGGCGGGCGCGGTGGGTGGTTGAGCTTGTTGCTCGCCCACGGTGTGCGCATGCCGCCGGTCGTCCTCGGCGTGCAGGTAGATGCCGGTCGTCTCGATCGAGGCGTGCCGCAGGTTCTTCTGAATAAAGCGGATATCGGTACCCGCGTCGGCCTGGTGCGAAGCCGCGGAATGGCGCAGCCAGTGCGTCGAGGCACGCGCCAGCGTCGCCGCGCCGGCCGGATCGCTCGCCTCCAACACGGCGGCCGCCCGCCGGAACACTTCCTTCGCGATCAGATAGACCGCCGTCGGCGTGAGGTGCCGCTGCGCGTCCCCGGCGACGCTCAGGATGGCCGGGCTCAGGTCACCGGGCCCCGGCATCGGCGGCAGGCCGTGGAACGCGCGATAGCGAGCAAACTCGGCCATCAACGCGTCGCTCACTGGTACCTCGCCCTCGGCGCCGCCCTTGCCGACAACGTACAGCCACCAGCGCCCGCGCCGCTGGACAAAGTCGGCTGCCTTCGCGTGGGCGGCTTCGCTCGCGCGCAGCGCCGTATGGTAGAGGAAGCGCATCACCCAGCGGCTGCGCTCGTAATGCTGGCACTCGCGCGGCGTGCCCTGCGGCCAGCCCTCCATCGACGCGAGCACCACCTGCCACAGCGCATGATCGAGATAGCGCTCGACGCGTCGCGCGCGCGAGCCACGCGTTGAACGGCTGCGGCGCAGGGCAAGCGGATTGCCTGCGAGGTAGCCGGCCGTGACAAGGTAGTCCAACAGACCCGAGAGGATGCCGAGCGCTTGACGGCGGCTGCCCTCGGCGAGCGGCCCCCCGAACAGGCGCCGAGCGCCGCCGCGGCGCGGCAGCGCCGGGTCGATCCAGTCCGCCGTTGGCGCGGCAAGGAAACGTTCGTACAGGAGGAAATCCTCGCGCGTGAGGCTAGAGAGCGGCTTGCCCAACGTGCGCGTTGCCCAGATGAGCAGCCGTACTACTTCCTTTCGGTAGCTGCGCAGCGTGTGCGGCGAGCTGGCGTACTCGGCAAGCCACAGGCGTACGGCCTCGATATCGGTGTCGGCGGCGATCTGGCGGTGGCCGCCGCGCGCGCGGTTGGTACCGTCATGGCCGTCGAGTGCGGCGGGCAGCGCGACGAGCAGAAGCGATTCGGGGGCTGGGGCAGGCAGGTTCATGGGGTTCCGCATCGTACACCTAGTAACCTTACGATTATGCGCGTTATCGTAAATTTCTACGGCTTGTGATTACAGATATAACGTAATACGATCATATACATCAGTCAGATTCACGAAATTCCACCCTCTCAGCCCGCTTCCGCCCATGAGCCGTATCAGCGATACCCGTCTACGCACCCGCGACGCCGCCGCGCGCTTGGTTTCCGCGGGCCGGCACCCGCATGAACTCACCGTCGACCTGATCTACGCCGAGATCCGCCAGGGCAGCCGCACCACCATCAACGACGAGCTGAAGCTGTGGAAGGACGAGCAGGCGCGCAACGACGCGCTCTCCGCCGCACTGCCGCCAGCAGTCGCCAACGCCATGCTGTCGGTCTGGGCGTTGGCCGTCGAACAGGGGGAACAGGTCTTCGCGCAGCGCAGCGGGGAGTTTGAGGCCGAAGCGACCGCCGCCATCACGCGCGCCGAATCGCTGCAGGCCGCCAACACAGGGTTGCAGGCGGAAGTGCAAACGCTTCGCGCCCAGGTTGACGACCTGCAGGCGCGGCTCGCTACCGCGCTGGCCGCTCACGCCCGGGGCCAAGCCGAACTGGAGGCTGCCATCCGACGGGCCGAAGCCGCCGCGGCTGAGGGCGATGCCGTGCGCGCGCAAGCAGAGCAGGCCTTGCGCGAAGCGCAGTCCGCCCATGCCCGCGAACTGGAAGCACTGCGGACCGCCCGCGCCGAACACGAGGCCGCCCTGCGGGTGGAGGTCGACCAGGCTACCGCCCGGCTCGAAGGCGTGCAGAAGCTCGTCATGCTGCAGACCGAGGAAGCGCGCGAAGCCCAGCGTCGCGCGGAAGCTGCCCTTGCGAAGACCCGCCAGCGCAACGAGCAACTTGTGGCTGACGGGCAGCGGCTCAGCGCCGACGCTGCTGAACACCGCCGGCTGGCCGAACGGCATGAAAAACAGCTCGCCAGTGTCATGGAAGAGACGCGCGAACTGCGGCGTGAGCGCGATTCCCTGACCCAACAGGTCGCCCTGCTGCAGGGCCAGCTCAAGGGTCGCGACGAGTCTGCGCCAGCGCGTACAGCCAGGCGTCGCGCCGGCTGAGCCAACAGCGAGCAACGGTTTTCGGACTACCGCGGAGCGCGTCAGCGCCCGCGCTACAATCGGGCCTTCGGTCATCGCCTGCGGGCGCTGGACCGATGCAGTGCCATGAGCAACCGCCCGACAGGAAACCGAGCCTCATGAACACGAACGAACCACAGCCACCAGCCTGGCAGCCGATCGCTGCGCTGCCGGTCATTCTGGATCTCGCCGGCGCGCAGATTGATGAGGTACAGGCCACCTTCGACGCCCTGACCCGGTGCCGGTCGCGACCCCATGTGCTTGACGACGCCACCCTGGCCCGGACGCGCCAGGTCTACGGCGAACAACGGGATTTTCTGCCGATCCAGCGCGAGCAGGTGGCACGGTGGCGATCCGGGCCGCTCACACCGCAGGAGCGCGAAGCCCTTGCTCATCTGAGCGCGCGGATCGACCGGCTGGCGGCGCTGCTCGACGATCTGCTCGCGCTGGCAGACGAGCTGTCGCACGGCACGATCGACCGGATCATGGGCATGAGCGATGCGGACCTTGCCACTGCGGTGTTATCGGGCGCGCTCAGATTGCCGCAACGCTGACAGGCGGAAAATGCAGCAACGGTACCGGCTGGCTCGATTCGCGCGGCACCTATGAACCAGATTTCCGAAACCGCGTACCCGTTACTGCCAGCGGAGATCACCGCAGACGAGTTGCGGGCAGTCTACACGCCCAGCGCCGCCGAAATCCGCTTCGTGTATGGCCAGTTCCGGCAAGCGCCAACACGCGTGCTGATTCTGACGCAGCTCAAACTGCTTCAGCGTCTGGGATACATGCCGCCAATGTCAGACGTGCCACCCGAAATCGTCGCCCATATTTGCTCGGTGCTCAAGGTCCGATCGCCGCCCCGCACGACAATCAAGCGCTATGACAGGTCGGGCAGCAAGTCTCGGCACCAGAAGGTGCTGCGCGAATTTGTCGGCATCCGCGTCGTTGATGCGCTTACCCATGAATGGCTTGCTGTCGTCGCGGCCATCGCGGCGCGCACGAAGGCAGAGTTGCCGGACATCATCAACGTTCTGCTCGAAGAGCTCATCAGGCAGCGCTACGAACTGCCGCCGCTGGCAACCCTCTCGCGCATTGCGGCTTCCGCCCGCAGCCGGCTTCACGAGACCATCTACCAGGCCTTCTCCGACGCGTTGGACGAACCGCTCAGAGCCCGCCTCGACGCTCTCTTCAGCAACCGGGCGGGACGCACGCCCTGGGACGAACTGAAGCGGGAACCAAAACGGCCGAGGCCGCGCGAGGTCGCAAGCTTCCTCAAACACATTCAGGCCTTGAACGAGCTGGCCGACGGCCTACCGCCGCCGCCGGAAATGCTCTCGGTCCCCAAGCGCATGCAACTCGTCCTTGAAGCACGGGCCCTCGACGTCCATGAGATGCGCATGCTCAAGCCGGCGAAGCGCTACACGCTTGCTGTGCTATTCATCCTCGCGCAGCTGCAGAAGGCACTTGATGACGTCGCGGAAATCTTCATCAAGACGGTCCGCAACCTGGAAGGCACGGCGGAACTGCGCATGAAACAGTATCGGCTGGCGCACGCTGACGAGCTCGAATCGCTCGTCAGTCAGTTTCGCGATGTGCTCCACATCCTGCAAGACGACGAGGCGCCGCCCGCCGAGCGCATTGCGCGCATGAGGGCATCCCTCAATGACGATCCCGGCAACGCCCTGAGCCGATGCAACGAGCACATCGCATATACCGGCAATCACGCCATCCCGTTTCTGCTGGCCCCATACAGGAATCTGCGGTCACTGCTGTTCCAGTGCCTCGATCTCCTGTCACTGCGCTCGAGCTCCCAGGACGATGCCCTGCTCGGCGCGCTCGCTTGGGTCCAGCAATACCGGGCCTCACGTCGCGAATACCTGCTGCTGGGCGACGCCGACCTCGCAGAGCTGCCGCTCGACTGGATGCCAGAGAAGTGGGAGAAATTTGTCTTCCCGGACGGGCGGACCGCCCGACTGCTGCACCGGAAATATTTCGAGTTATGCGTGTTCAGCCAGCTCAGGCGTGAACTCAACTCCGGGGACGTTTACGTCGAGCACAGCGACCAGTACGATGATCCCCGCGAACACCAGGTATCGTGGGACGAATTCCGCGAAGAACTGCCGCGCTATGGCGAACTCGTCGACTTCCCGGTCGATAGCCGGGCCTTCGTCCAGCAACTGAAGGACCAACTCAGCGCACTGGCCGACGAGGTCGACGCTGCCTTTCCGGAGAACGACTACGTCGAGATTGGCGACCAAGGTCTGATTCTCCACAAGCTCGAGAAGAAGCCCGACCCGCCAAACAAGATGTTAATCGACCAGGCCATCACGGCGTCGATGCGGCCGGTCAGCATCCTTGACATCCTGACCGAAACCGAACAGTGGCTCGACCTGCACCGGCTGTTTGGCCCGTTATCCGGCTTCGAGGCGAAGATCGACGAGCCGCGCAAGCGCTTCATCACGACGCTGTTCTGCTATGGGTGCAATCTCGGACCGGCGCAGACGGCGCGCTCGGTAAAGAACCTCAGCCGCAAGCAGGTCGCCTGGCTGAATCTGCGCCACGTGACCGAAGAGCGCCTGGACAAGGCCATCGTCCGGGTCATCAACGCCTACAACCAGTTTGCGTTGCCGAAGTTCTGGGGTTCCGGAAGCCGAGTTTCGGCCGACGGCACGAAATGGAATCTCTACGAGCAAAATCTGCTGTCCGAATATCACATCCGGTACGGCGGCTATGGCGGTATTGGTTACTACCACGTGTCGGACAAGTACATCGCGCTCTTCAGCCACTTCATTCCGTGTGGCGTGCATGAAGCCGTCTACATCCTCGACGGGCTGATCAAGAATACCTCCGACGTGCAGCCGGACACGGTCCATGGCGATACCCAGGCGCAGAGCGCGCCGGTCTTCGCACTCGCACACCTGCTCGGCATCAAACTAATGCCCCGCATCCGCGACATCAAGGAACTGCGCTTCTACAAAGCGGACCGGCGCCGTCGCTACACCAACATCGAATCACTGTTCCGCGGCAACGTCGACTGGGCCCTCATCGAAAGGCACTTGTCGGACATGCTGCGCGTCGCCATCTCAATCAAAGCCGGCCGGATGACGCCATCGACGATCCTGCGGCGCCTCGGCTCCGAGAGTGTCAAGAACAAGCTGTATTTCGCGTTCCGCGAGCTCGGGCGGGTAATCCGCACGCTGTTCCTGCTGCGCTACATCAAGGACCCCGAAATGCGCCGGACGATCCATGCCGCGACGAACAAGAGCGAACAGTTCAACGATTTTGCGAAATGGCTGATGTTCGGCGGTGACGTCATCGCGGAAAACGTCCGGCACGAACAGCGCAAAGTCATCAAGTACAACCAGCTCGTCGCGAACATGGTCATCCTCTACAACGTGCAGTGGATGTCGCGCAAACTGAAGGAGTTGCAAATGAAGGGCCATCCTGTCGACGCCGAGGTGCTCCAGGCGCTGTCGCCTTACCGGAAGGACCACATCAACCGGCTCGGGTCTTATTTGGTGGATCTCCAGCGGAAGGTGCCGCCGCTCGATACGTCGATCGATTTCGTTTTCGGATCGGCGGCATAGAGGAATTCTGGATACCGGGCCGCTCCTGCACGGGGCAGTTCAGCTGCTGACACATCCGTACGCGATAGCTGCGTCACGGCTCGGCATCGCCCACACAACCGTGCCTTGGCCCGAGGAAGAGAACCACTTTTACGTTTCGGATCACATACTTAAGGCAACTTTGGCGAAAATTTCACGAATTCCGGCCGACCCTCGTTCAGGCTATCTGCGACGAGGCCAGGGTATGCCGGATCATCTGGCACAAAGCCACCACCGGTCCGTGACGAACGCACGACGACGATGCCTTGCCCCATCGCCTTTTTGATGGAGGGGATGGCGCGCAGCGAAACACTACCGGCGCCTACACCTGAGGCAATGATGCCTTTGATGCCGTTGTTTGCTGCGGCTTCGTACATGAATCCGGAGTCACTTTGATAGTGCGCGATCACCGCGACTTCGGGCAAGACATCGAGTTTTGCGACGTCGAATGGCGTGGCTTTGGTGTGAGGCTTTGCCGTGGTGGTTTCGAAGTAGGGGACTTGATCGACCAGTGTTCCGAGGTAGCCCGCGTCCTGCCCCTTGAAGGTGTCCAAAGAATTGGCATTGGTCTTCGTGACATACCGCGCAGCGCCAATACGATCATTCAACACGATCATGACACCGCGTCCGCGGGCAGACGGGGCTGCGGCGACCGTAACGGCCTGGAGGATGTTACTGGGCCCATCCGCGCTAATCGCCGTCGAGGGGCGCATCGCGCCGGTCACGACCACCGGCTTGTCGCTCTTGACCACCAGATTCAGGAAGTAAGCCGTCTCCTCCAACGTGTCGGTGCCGTGTGTGATGACAACGCCGGCGATATCGGGCTGCGCCAGGAGGGCGTTCACGCGCTTTGCGAGTTTCAGGAGAATCTCGTTGGTCATGTTGTCACTGCCAACGTTTGAGATCTGTTCACCCGACACGCGTGCGACTTTTTCGAGCGATGGCACGGAACGAAGCAGCGCGTCGGCGGTCAGCACGCCAGAGGTGTATGCGGTCGTTTGGGTCTCGCTTGCGCCGGTACCCGCGATGGTGCCTCCCGTAGCCAGCACCGCCACACGGGGCAATGCAGCTTCTGTGGGCTGGGCATGCGCACCCGTCGAAAGCGTAGCGGCAAGGATGAAGCATTGAGTAATCAGCCAGCGAAAACGGCCTGGAAGGGTGCGTTGTTGTGTCACAGAGTGCTCCACTGATTTCAGTTTGAACATGTCAATTGATTTGACACGCAGACTCAGGCCAGTACGTGGCCCAGGAACTCGCGTGTGCGGGAGTCCTGCGGATCATCAAAAAATGCGTCCGGTTTGCCGTGCTCCACGATAAGTCCTTTGTCGGTGAAATAAATGTGGTGGGCCACTTCCCGGGCGAACCTCATCTCGTGGGTCACGAGGACACAGGTCATGCCTTCCTGCACCAGCTCTCGGATCGTGATCAGGACTTCTTTGACGGTCTCGGGATCCAGTGCTGCAGTGACTTCGTCGAACAGCATTACACTAGGCCGCATGGCCAATGCTCGTGCGATTGCCACGCGTTGCTGTTGCCCGCCCGAGAGGTGGCCGGGGTAGGCGTTCTCTTTGCCAGTCAGTCGGACTTTTGCAAGCAGCGTCATGGCGCGCTCGCGGACTTCGTCGGGGCGCTGCTTCAGAACCTGGACGGGCGCAAGCATGATGTTCTCGAGCACCGTCATATGAGGGAAGAGGTTGTACTGCTGAAACACCATGCAGACGTCCTTGCGCAAGGCAATGCGTCTCGCACTGTCGGAAAGGTCATGGACCCTGTGCCCCGCGGCATAGATCTCGCCGCTATCCGGCTGAACGAGACCATTGATGCAGCGCAGCAACGTCGACTTGCCGGAACCCGATGGCCCAATCAGCGCCACGGCTTCCCCTTTGCCCACGGTCATCGAAACGCCCTTGAGCACCTGATTTGCGCCGAATGCCTTCGTCACGCGGTCGACTTTCACGATGGTCTCGCGAGTATTGTTAGTCACGAATGTCTCCATTTTTATGTGTCATGCCACGGCGAAGCGGGCTTCGAGCCGTCTTGTCCAGCGCGCAATGGGCGCGCAATAGGCAAAGAAGAGAATGAGGAGGAGCCCATACACAGGCATGAGGAGTGCCGGGCTGTTCTCAGCCGACAACACGGCCCGTGCCACGGTCACGCTATCCTCGACGCCAACGATGGACACCAGCGGCGTGGCCATCATCAGGATGGCGTAGACGTTCATCCAAGGGGGAACCATCCGCTTGACGGCCTGGGGCAACACCACCAGACGAAGAATCTGCCAGCGGCTCAACGCCAAGGAGTCCGCGGCCTCCCACTGGCCGGAAGGAATCGACTGAATGCCGCCACGCACCACCTCGGAGACGTTCCCCATGACCGGTAGTGCAAGACCAATGATGCCTTTGGCCCAGCCAGGAAAGGGTATGTCCGTGCCCAAGAGCGTGAACTGGTTGGGGAGCAGTAAGACGCAGAAAAACAGCAGGACGAGCCATGGCGCATTGCGGAAGAACTGCGTCACCCACTGTGAAGCGACTCGAAGCTGGCGACGCTGCGCGATCTGCCCCAGTCCCAGCCCTGCGCCGAGGAGGGTTCCGATGGCCATCGATGCCGCGCTGATGCCTACGTCGACGGCGAAGCCTTGCAGGAGTAATGGGAGCCACTTGCCCAGCGCCGCGGCGCCGGCCTCACCATCCTTTGCCAGGGCGGAACCTGCGTAGGCCGAGAGCGCGAGCGCCGGCCACCATTTTGACGTTGCACACTTCATGTATGGGCTCATGCTTTTCCCCAGCCAGGTACTGCGACGGCATGCTCGATCCTGTGCATCAGCCAGGTGAAAACGCCAATAACGGCGATGTAGAAGACGAGGAGAAAGACCATCATCTCCAGCGCGTTCAAGCTTTCTGACCAGATTTGCGAGGACGCATAAAGCAGCTCAGGCACGGCAATGGCGAAGGCGTTGGTCGACGTCTTGATCAGGTTCACCAGGTTGTTATTCAGGCCGGCGAAGCTGATGCGCAACGACAGCGGCAGCACCACCTTGCGAAACGTCTGACCCTTGTTCATCCCAAGTGCATCGGCTGCTTCAAGCGTAGAGTTGGGGACGGCCTCCATGCCAGCACGAAAGATTTCCACGTTGAACGCACCGGCATAGAACGTCAGCGAGACGATCGCCCAAGTTACGTTGCTCAGGACGGGGGAGGTGCCGCCGAGCAAACCGGTTAGCGCAGGGCCCAGCGCAAAGTAGAAAAAATAGAGCTGGACAAGCGGGGGCGTGTTTCGGAAAGCCTGCACGTAGAGGTCGACGGCACTCCTGGCGAATTTTCCACCCGAAAACTGGAGGTAGGCGCCGATCGCCCCCACAACCAGGCTTCCCACGATCGACGCCACCGACAGCCAGGCGGTGTAGCGTATGCCCTGGAGAAGAAGCTCCTTGTCGAACTGGTCGTAAAAGAACGAGAAATTGATGCCTTGAGTGCTGTTTAGGCCGCGAAAGAGTTCTGCGATGTCCATCTTGCCTCCTAGGCGTGCGCAGCTGGTCGCAGAAGATCGCGCGCTTCAGGCAGACTGGCTATGCTCATCAGCCGATCCCACAATGCCTCGCGGCCAGAAGCTTCCAGCACTTGCGCCGTGCAGTCCTTGAACTTCGTGCACAAGGTGTCGATCGACGCGGGCTTTTGGGGCATGCCTTCGGCCGCAAGAATGGTCTCGCTGTAGCGTTCGCCGTTGGCGAGCGTAATTTCAACGCTGGCACCTTCCGGATAGTCTGCCCGCTCGCGCGGATCCACGAGTTCCGCATCGGCAATCATTTCGATGTGCGTCATCAGAACGCGAAGTCGTTCGTCGCGCAGCGTTTCCATATTGAGATGGTTGATAGAGACCGGCCCGTACAACAGCGCGCAGGCGATCGCGAACGTCATCGAGAACTGAGCTTCTGACGGCGCCGTCGGTTCCAGATATGGCAGGCAGCTAGCGGCCAGCGGCGTGGTTCGACAACGGATCCGGACGATATCGGCGACACGCGGTCGCAAGGTGGTGGCAATCATCAGCGTGGCCTCGATCGCGGCCTGAGTCGCGGAGCACAGGGGGTATAGCTTGAAAGCGATTCCTGGTGAAATCAGTGCAAAGCGGGTTCCAAGTCCGGCGATGGCGTCTTCATGAAACCGTCCGCCGTTCACCGTATTAATGAAGCCGAAAGCGTGATGTGTGGTATTGGTGCTCCCCGCGATGCCGGCCTTGGCCGCAAGCGCCATCTCGACGCCCAGTCGGGCTGCCATACCGCAGAGGAACGGTTTGCCGGTGGAGCCGTGTGTCGCGCGCAGCCCCAGGGGAATGTTCATCGAGAGACGAATGGCGTTCGCGACTTCCTCCACGCCTAAACCGTAGAGCTTGCAAGCCCCGACGGTCGCCCCCAGGATGCCCAACGTCGCCGTCGTCCAGTGTCCGCGGGCGTACAGCGTCTCGGTGAGCGCCAGGCCCAGGGTGTACTCGACTTCGGCTGCACAGATGAACGCTTCCAGCAGTTGGCGGCCGTTGGCACCGATTTCCTCGGCGACAGCCAAAACGGCAGGAAGTATGACGGCAGACCCATGGACGATTCCAGCGTAGCTTGTGTCGTCAAAGTCCAGGACATGCGAGGCCACTGCATTCAGGTACGCTGCTGACGGTGCATCAGCAGTC
The sequence above is a segment of the Cupriavidus pauculus genome. Coding sequences within it:
- a CDS encoding cache domain-containing protein, giving the protein MLHSDNDATFNVTTVLAILLWPRAAPLMARFWLHHLRLLEWIYALPPRPALPSAPFWSPPRIVSKITLKFKVLPTVWHHRPSASGPHDQLLNKKHFRALGRGGMLVLALWVALASAMMWDQDSERDAAEERAAALSDLLAAHTTRVLRQADQLAWMVTQEVLKSGPNIALVPYVQAKAVQLGLFLQVAVIDQRGILRASTVPGFKPVDLSDRPHFRAHVNAPASGLYISEPLIGRASGKPSIQLSKRIEDSEGDFLGVVVVSLDPAYLIQLFDQLRVGEHGQVLVFGARDFIIRAERSYPDSHFGAKIPLTSALGRAFAASSTAGNFRGPSFVDGTTQAIAFRSIKDYPLAVAVGLSEPEYLAGYRARRTFLLIVGILMTALILYA
- a CDS encoding DNA-binding protein, which gives rise to MSRISDTRLRTRDAAARLVSAGRHPHELTVDLIYAEIRQGSRTTINDELKLWKDEQARNDALSAALPPAVANAMLSVWALAVEQGEQVFAQRSGEFEAEATAAITRAESLQAANTGLQAEVQTLRAQVDDLQARLATALAAHARGQAELEAAIRRAEAAAAEGDAVRAQAEQALREAQSAHARELEALRTARAEHEAALRVEVDQATARLEGVQKLVMLQTEEAREAQRRAEAALAKTRQRNEQLVADGQRLSADAAEHRRLAERHEKQLASVMEETRELRRERDSLTQQVALLQGQLKGRDESAPARTARRRAG
- a CDS encoding Tn3 family transposase, which encodes MNQISETAYPLLPAEITADELRAVYTPSAAEIRFVYGQFRQAPTRVLILTQLKLLQRLGYMPPMSDVPPEIVAHICSVLKVRSPPRTTIKRYDRSGSKSRHQKVLREFVGIRVVDALTHEWLAVVAAIAARTKAELPDIINVLLEELIRQRYELPPLATLSRIAASARSRLHETIYQAFSDALDEPLRARLDALFSNRAGRTPWDELKREPKRPRPREVASFLKHIQALNELADGLPPPPEMLSVPKRMQLVLEARALDVHEMRMLKPAKRYTLAVLFILAQLQKALDDVAEIFIKTVRNLEGTAELRMKQYRLAHADELESLVSQFRDVLHILQDDEAPPAERIARMRASLNDDPGNALSRCNEHIAYTGNHAIPFLLAPYRNLRSLLFQCLDLLSLRSSSQDDALLGALAWVQQYRASRREYLLLGDADLAELPLDWMPEKWEKFVFPDGRTARLLHRKYFELCVFSQLRRELNSGDVYVEHSDQYDDPREHQVSWDEFREELPRYGELVDFPVDSRAFVQQLKDQLSALADEVDAAFPENDYVEIGDQGLILHKLEKKPDPPNKMLIDQAITASMRPVSILDILTETEQWLDLHRLFGPLSGFEAKIDEPRKRFITTLFCYGCNLGPAQTARSVKNLSRKQVAWLNLRHVTEERLDKAIVRVINAYNQFALPKFWGSGSRVSADGTKWNLYEQNLLSEYHIRYGGYGGIGYYHVSDKYIALFSHFIPCGVHEAVYILDGLIKNTSDVQPDTVHGDTQAQSAPVFALAHLLGIKLMPRIRDIKELRFYKADRRRRYTNIESLFRGNVDWALIERHLSDMLRVAISIKAGRMTPSTILRRLGSESVKNKLYFAFRELGRVIRTLFLLRYIKDPEMRRTIHAATNKSEQFNDFAKWLMFGGDVIAENVRHEQRKVIKYNQLVANMVILYNVQWMSRKLKELQMKGHPVDAEVLQALSPYRKDHINRLGSYLVDLQRKVPPLDTSIDFVFGSAA
- a CDS encoding amino acid ABC transporter ATP-binding protein, producing the protein MTNNTRETIVKVDRVTKAFGANQVLKGVSMTVGKGEAVALIGPSGSGKSTLLRCINGLVQPDSGEIYAAGHRVHDLSDSARRIALRKDVCMVFQQYNLFPHMTVLENIMLAPVQVLKQRPDEVRERAMTLLAKVRLTGKENAYPGHLSGGQQQRVAIARALAMRPSVMLFDEVTAALDPETVKEVLITIRELVQEGMTCVLVTHEMRFAREVAHHIYFTDKGLIVEHGKPDAFFDDPQDSRTREFLGHVLA
- a CDS encoding type II asparaginase, which codes for MFKLKSVEHSVTQQRTLPGRFRWLITQCFILAATLSTGAHAQPTEAALPRVAVLATGGTIAGTGASETQTTAYTSGVLTADALLRSVPSLEKVARVSGEQISNVGSDNMTNEILLKLAKRVNALLAQPDIAGVVITHGTDTLEETAYFLNLVVKSDKPVVVTGAMRPSTAISADGPSNILQAVTVAAAPSARGRGVMIVLNDRIGAARYVTKTNANSLDTFKGQDAGYLGTLVDQVPYFETTTAKPHTKATPFDVAKLDVLPEVAVIAHYQSDSGFMYEAAANNGIKGIIASGVGAGSVSLRAIPSIKKAMGQGIVVVRSSRTGGGFVPDDPAYPGLVADSLNEGRPEFVKFSPKLP
- a CDS encoding tyrosine-type recombinase/integrase; the encoded protein is MNLPAPAPESLLLVALPAALDGHDGTNRARGGHRQIAADTDIEAVRLWLAEYASSPHTLRSYRKEVVRLLIWATRTLGKPLSSLTREDFLLYERFLAAPTADWIDPALPRRGGARRLFGGPLAEGSRRQALGILSGLLDYLVTAGYLAGNPLALRRSRSTRGSRARRVERYLDHALWQVVLASMEGWPQGTPRECQHYERSRWVMRFLYHTALRASEAAHAKAADFVQRRGRWWLYVVGKGGAEGEVPVSDALMAEFARYRAFHGLPPMPGPGDLSPAILSVAGDAQRHLTPTAVYLIAKEVFRRAAAVLEASDPAGAATLARASTHWLRHSAASHQADAGTDIRFIQKNLRHASIETTGIYLHAEDDRRHAHTVGEQQAQPPTAPAPPQ